AAGGCCCCCAGGCGGGTGGCTTCGATGGCGGTCTCGGTGGTGGAGTAGGCCGTCATGATGAGCACCGGCGGGCAGCCCTCTAGATAGTGTCTACACGAGTTTAAGTTAATACCTTAAGCCATATCGCTATACAGCGTATTTGTGCAGCAGCCTCAAATGAAGTGAGCATCTTCGCATATCTTGTAGCGATACCGCGCCACCGTTTGAGATGGAGAAAAGCATTCTCCACCAAGTGCCTCACTCGATAGAGGCTCTTATCATACCAACGTTGCGTCTTACGATTCCTTTTGGGGGGAATAACAATTTCGCAACCAGTCTCAGTTGCTTTATCTATGAGCTCATTGCTGTCATATCCGCGATCCGCCAACAAACATTGAGCGGTAATACCGTCAATCAAGGCTACGGCTTGTGTGCAATCCGCTGTGGTACCAGCTGTAACAGCAACTCTGACCGGCATACCATGCGCATCCACGGCCAGGTGTATTTTACTGTTGAGCCCCCTTTTGTGCGGCCCATACCCTGATTACCGCCTCTAGCCCCTGCCGCATGGGGGTGGACTTTGCAATGGCTGGCATCGATCATCAACCATTCAAAATCTGGCTCATCAATCAATATTTCAAGGAGTTTTTCCCATACTCGTTTGTCTCGCCAACGAATAAAGCGTTGATGAACGGTTCCCCATTTGCCATATTCCGGTGGCAGGTCTCGCCACGGCGCACCAGTACGCAATATCCAGAAGACGGCATTGATAAAGAGGCGATTATCCTTTGCTACACCTCCCCATTGCCCGCTTTGCCCAGGTAGATGAGGTTCCAATAAGGCCCACGCAGCATCCGAAATGTCATGGCGGCGTTGAGGATTCGTCATAAGCACATCCTTGCAGAATTGATGCACTCCTCATAATATAAATCTCGTGTAGACACTACCTAGGGCCCGCATCCGCTTGAGCGCCTCCAGGCCGTCCATGCCGGGCATGCGCACGTCCATGACCACGCACTGCGGCATCCTTTCCCGCATGAGGTTCAGGGCCTCCTCGGCCGAGGCGGCGGTGCGCGTCTCG
This is a stretch of genomic DNA from Desulfovibrio piger. It encodes these proteins:
- a CDS encoding response regulator, coding for MAEILIVDDDHHLRQGFQRLLDAEGYETRTAASAEEALNLMRERMPQCVVMDVRMPGMDGLEALKRMRALGSVYTRFIL
- a CDS encoding IS5 family transposase (programmed frameshift) — encoded protein: MTNPQRRHDISDAAWALLEPHLPGQSGQWGGVAKDNRLFINAVFWILRTGAPWRDLPPEYGKWGTVHQRFIRWRDKRVWEKLLEILIDEPDFEWLMIDASHCKVHPHAAGARGGNQGMGRNKRGLNSKIHLAVDAHGMPVRVAVTAGTTADCTQAVALIDGITAQCLLADRGYDSNELIDKATETGCEIVIPPKRNRKTQRWYDKSLYRVRHLVENAFLHLKRWRGIATRYAKMLTSFEAAAQIRCIAIWLKVLT